A genomic segment from Rosettibacter firmus encodes:
- a CDS encoding NAD(P)/FAD-dependent oxidoreductase translates to MKKEIELTIHPDNIFDYEFIKSQVISRLKVNAEEINSIRILKRSIDARKINPVYKLKVIAYIKEQPDEYPKRIEFKSVNSDKKVIIVGFGPAGMFAAMKLIELGIKPVILERGKDVRSRRRDLKAIQRDGIVNPDSNYCFGEGGAGTYSDGKLYTRSTKRGDFKRILTLLVQHGAKEEILIDSHPHIGSNKLPGIITNIRQTILNCGGEIYFNSRVTDFIIKDRKILGVIVNNEKEFIADAVILAVGHSARDIYYLLNQKGIKLESKPFAVGVRIEHPQNLIDEIQYHSKIRHPNLPAASYNLACQVDKHGVYSFCMCPGGIIIPASTSNEELVLNGMSVSRRNSPFANSGLVVSVDERDWKQFDKAGVFAGLEFQKAIERSAFIAGGSNQKAPAQRVTDFLNRTISSSLPKTSYIPGVVSAPLHEILPQNIVKGITNALYFFNNKMKGYITEEAQLLAPETRTSSPVRIPRDNSSFMHIEIEGLFPCGEGAGYAGGIVSSAIDGEKVAEAVAIYLIKKI, encoded by the coding sequence ATGAAAAAAGAAATTGAATTAACTATTCATCCAGATAATATATTTGATTATGAATTTATAAAAAGCCAGGTAATTTCTCGCCTAAAAGTTAATGCCGAAGAAATTAATTCTATAAGAATATTAAAAAGATCAATAGATGCAAGGAAAATAAATCCAGTTTATAAACTAAAAGTAATTGCATACATTAAAGAACAACCCGATGAATATCCTAAAAGAATTGAATTTAAAAGTGTTAACAGTGATAAAAAAGTTATTATAGTTGGTTTTGGACCTGCAGGAATGTTTGCAGCAATGAAGTTAATAGAATTAGGAATAAAACCAGTAATACTTGAAAGAGGAAAAGATGTTCGGAGTAGAAGAAGAGATTTAAAGGCAATCCAAAGAGATGGGATTGTAAATCCAGATTCAAATTATTGTTTTGGAGAAGGAGGTGCAGGAACATATAGTGATGGAAAACTTTATACTCGTTCTACAAAACGAGGGGATTTTAAAAGAATACTTACATTACTCGTTCAGCATGGTGCTAAAGAAGAAATACTTATTGATTCGCATCCTCATATTGGTTCAAATAAATTGCCTGGAATTATTACTAACATTCGACAAACAATTTTGAATTGTGGAGGTGAAATTTATTTTAATTCACGAGTAACAGATTTCATTATTAAAGATAGAAAAATATTAGGTGTGATCGTAAATAATGAGAAAGAATTTATTGCAGATGCAGTTATTCTTGCTGTAGGTCATTCTGCAAGAGATATTTATTATTTATTAAATCAAAAAGGAATTAAGTTAGAATCAAAACCTTTTGCTGTGGGTGTAAGAATTGAACATCCACAAAATTTAATTGATGAAATACAATATCACTCAAAAATTCGTCATCCAAATTTACCTGCTGCAAGTTATAATCTTGCATGTCAAGTCGATAAACATGGTGTATATTCATTTTGTATGTGTCCAGGAGGAATTATAATTCCAGCATCAACTTCGAATGAAGAGTTAGTTTTAAATGGTATGAGTGTTTCAAGACGTAATTCACCTTTTGCAAATTCGGGACTTGTAGTTTCTGTTGATGAACGCGATTGGAAACAATTTGATAAAGCTGGAGTTTTTGCTGGTTTAGAATTTCAAAAAGCAATTGAAAGATCTGCATTTATAGCTGGAGGGAGTAATCAAAAAGCTCCTGCACAAAGAGTAACAGATTTTTTAAATAGAACTATTTCCAGTTCACTTCCAAAAACTTCTTACATTCCTGGTGTAGTTAGCGCTCCACTTCATGAAATTTTACCACAAAATATTGTTAAAGGAATTACAAATGCATTATATTTTTTCAATAATAAAATGAAAGGATATATAACCGAAGAAGCTCAATTACTTGCACCCGAAACCAGAACTAGTTCACCAGTCAGAATACCGAGGGATAATTCATCATTCATGCATATTGAAATTGAAGGATTATTTCCATGTGGAGAAGGTGCTGGTTATGCGGGAGGTATTGTTTCTTCTGCTATAGATGGCGAAAAAGTAGCTGAAGCTGTAGCTATATATTTAATAAAAAAAATCTGA
- a CDS encoding outer membrane beta-barrel protein, whose protein sequence is MKTKILIVLLFLFTLTSAQSVTNYGIKIGVTFSKAVDIDIKNYYWNLYRNARIGSNYGFFAQIFKTDNISFVAEMGYKQIGAEDKIPVTTSENPDGTGEFITLDHAYDFLVFQISFQPEYEMQAVKFYGIFAPTFNYMIGNRDQLIMNRYVKKFLIGYNLGIGIQPKTFLNGKLFLEVNYNGFFSKVVSNDFVSMKFSSFQISIGNYF, encoded by the coding sequence ATGAAAACAAAAATACTTATTGTATTGTTATTTTTGTTCACTTTAACATCAGCACAATCAGTTACAAATTATGGAATTAAAATCGGGGTTACCTTTTCAAAAGCAGTAGATATCGATATTAAAAATTATTACTGGAATTTATATAGAAATGCCAGAATTGGTAGTAATTACGGTTTCTTTGCACAAATATTTAAAACTGATAATATCAGCTTTGTAGCTGAAATGGGTTATAAACAAATTGGTGCTGAAGATAAAATCCCTGTTACAACATCAGAAAATCCAGATGGTACTGGAGAATTTATTACACTGGATCATGCATATGATTTTTTAGTCTTTCAAATATCCTTTCAACCTGAATATGAAATGCAAGCAGTTAAATTTTATGGAATTTTTGCTCCTACTTTTAATTATATGATAGGAAATAGAGATCAACTTATAATGAATAGATACGTAAAGAAATTTTTAATAGGGTACAATCTGGGAATTGGGATTCAACCTAAAACTTTTTTAAATGGTAAACTCTTTTTAGAAGTTAATTACAATGGTTTCTTTTCCAAAGTTGTTTCAAACGATTTTGTTAGTATGAAATTTAGTTCGTTTCAGATTAGTATCGGGAATTATTTTTAG
- the lexA gene encoding transcriptional repressor LexA, whose protein sequence is MKNQKITQRQKEILDFIQDYVDFNGYPPTYREIGKKFNISSTFGVKRHIDALIKKGYLSNESRASRTLSLVVNNTPTEEQNIVEIPIVGRVAAGIPLLAEENIEGNLSIDKNLIGNRNECFGLKVRGDSMKNAGILEGDLVIVQPQREAQNGDIIIALLGDEATMKRFVIENGRIYLVPENENYKPILVENTDDFSIIGKVIGVFRSYS, encoded by the coding sequence ATGAAAAACCAAAAAATCACACAACGCCAGAAAGAAATCCTCGATTTCATTCAAGACTATGTGGATTTTAATGGTTATCCACCCACTTATCGAGAGATCGGGAAAAAATTCAATATTTCAAGTACATTTGGTGTAAAGCGTCATATCGATGCATTAATTAAAAAAGGTTATTTAAGTAATGAGTCAAGAGCCAGTAGAACATTATCTTTAGTTGTAAATAATACACCAACAGAAGAACAAAATATTGTTGAAATTCCAATTGTTGGACGAGTAGCTGCTGGTATTCCGTTGCTGGCAGAAGAAAATATTGAAGGCAATCTTTCAATCGACAAAAATTTAATTGGAAATCGTAATGAATGCTTTGGCTTAAAGGTGCGTGGCGATAGTATGAAAAACGCAGGTATACTTGAAGGAGATTTAGTAATTGTACAACCTCAAAGGGAAGCACAAAATGGTGATATCATAATAGCCTTACTGGGAGACGAAGCAACTATGAAAAGATTTGTTATTGAAAATGGCAGAATTTACCTCGTACCAGAAAATGAAAATTATAAACCAATACTTGTTGAAAATACCGATGACTTTTCGATAATAGGAAAAGTAATTGGTGTTTTCAGAAGTTATAGTTAA
- a CDS encoding SDR family oxidoreductase → MELNISGKNVLVTAASKGIGRAVAEQFIKEGCNVAICSRSKENLLKAVQEIKVIYNVEPLWFVCDINNLEDIENAIKLVNEAFGSIDILVNNCGGPPSGFFEELNDEDWDFAYKQILLSVIRFTRLVLPAMKEKKWGRIINITSLAVKQPVDNLILSNSLRSAVTAFAKTLSNQVGKYNITINNVAPGYTLTSRIYELAIIKAKQLGTSHEEVLASIANEVPMKRLARPDEVASLIVYLASELAGYITGSTIAVDGGIIKSTY, encoded by the coding sequence TTGGAACTCAATATTAGTGGTAAAAATGTTCTTGTAACAGCAGCCAGTAAAGGAATTGGTAGAGCAGTTGCAGAACAATTTATTAAAGAAGGATGTAATGTTGCTATTTGCTCAAGAAGTAAAGAGAATTTATTAAAAGCTGTTCAAGAAATAAAAGTAATATACAATGTTGAACCACTATGGTTTGTTTGTGATATTAATAATTTAGAAGATATTGAAAACGCCATAAAATTAGTTAACGAAGCATTTGGTAGTATCGATATTCTTGTGAATAATTGTGGTGGCCCTCCTTCTGGTTTTTTTGAAGAATTAAACGACGAAGACTGGGATTTTGCATATAAGCAAATTTTATTGAGTGTTATTAGGTTTACTCGATTAGTTCTTCCTGCAATGAAAGAAAAAAAATGGGGTAGAATTATTAATATTACCTCTCTTGCTGTTAAACAACCTGTAGATAATTTAATTTTGTCAAATTCATTACGTAGTGCTGTAACTGCATTTGCTAAAACACTTAGTAATCAAGTGGGGAAATATAATATTACAATTAATAATGTTGCTCCTGGCTATACATTAACCTCTCGTATTTATGAACTTGCAATTATAAAAGCGAAACAATTAGGGACTTCACACGAAGAAGTGCTCGCTTCAATAGCAAATGAAGTCCCGATGAAAAGATTAGCACGCCCAGACGAAGTTGCTTCTCTAATTGTTTATCTTGCATCTGAACTGGCTGGATATATTACTGGTTCTACAATTGCAGTAGATGGTGGAATTATAAAGTCAACTTATTAA
- a CDS encoding branched-chain amino acid aminotransferase: MEDFIIEKVERKSKVELPENLVFGKIFTDHIFEMDYDESNGGWQKPTIKKFHDLSISPAAMVFHYGQAIFEGLKAYKQVNGKIALFRPEENVKRLNRSARRLCIPEVEPELALKAIKELVRIDKDWIPSKPGYSLYIRPFIIATEPCFGVRASNNYKFMIILSPVGPYYPEGFLPVPIMVTDKYVRAVRKGTGDCKAAGNYAAGLLAQSEAKDEGYSQVLWLDAIEQNYIEEVGAMNIFVRFKDEVATPMLSGSILPGITRMSVIQLLKDWGYNVTERLISIHEVIDAYNNGKLLEIFGTGTAAVISSVSRLKYNDKILQFNDTKPGELATKLYEELTGIQYGKIEDRYGWITYVD, encoded by the coding sequence ATGGAAGATTTTATTATTGAAAAAGTTGAACGAAAATCAAAAGTTGAGCTTCCGGAAAATCTTGTCTTTGGTAAAATTTTTACCGACCACATTTTCGAGATGGATTATGATGAATCAAACGGTGGTTGGCAGAAACCTACAATAAAAAAATTTCATGATTTAAGTATAAGTCCAGCTGCAATGGTCTTTCATTATGGACAGGCAATATTCGAAGGATTAAAAGCTTATAAACAAGTCAACGGAAAAATTGCTTTATTCAGACCGGAAGAAAATGTAAAAAGATTGAATCGTTCTGCAAGAAGATTATGCATTCCAGAAGTTGAACCTGAACTTGCATTAAAAGCTATCAAAGAACTTGTAAGAATCGATAAAGACTGGATTCCTTCAAAACCCGGTTATTCACTTTATATTAGACCTTTTATAATTGCTACTGAACCATGTTTTGGTGTTCGAGCTTCGAATAATTATAAGTTTATGATAATTTTAAGTCCAGTTGGTCCATACTATCCCGAAGGATTCCTGCCAGTACCAATTATGGTTACAGATAAATATGTTCGTGCTGTAAGAAAAGGAACAGGTGATTGCAAAGCTGCAGGTAATTATGCTGCAGGACTATTAGCACAATCCGAAGCTAAAGATGAAGGTTATTCTCAGGTACTCTGGCTAGATGCAATAGAACAAAATTACATTGAAGAAGTAGGTGCTATGAATATATTTGTAAGATTTAAAGATGAAGTTGCTACACCCATGCTCAGCGGTTCAATTTTACCTGGAATAACAAGAATGTCTGTTATTCAATTGTTGAAAGATTGGGGATATAATGTAACAGAACGACTTATCTCTATTCATGAAGTTATTGATGCTTATAATAATGGGAAATTATTAGAAATATTTGGCACTGGAACTGCAGCTGTTATTTCTTCTGTTAGTCGATTAAAATACAATGATAAAATTTTACAATTTAACGATACAAAACCCGGCGAGCTGGCAACTAAACTTTATGAAGAGCTTACTGGAATTCAATATGGTAAAATAGAAGATAGATATGGATGGATTACGTATGTAGATTAA
- a CDS encoding universal stress protein, producing the protein MLFKRVGLAFTFSPNAFALLRIALRLKKLFNSDFFIIHAGEDTLEYRTKISQMIQSSEFFDNDYEIIIKKEEPVKLISDVCKEKNIDLLICGALEKESILKYYLGSVARKLMHEVTSSILVIVNPQNIISPFKKFCVNIDYSQAGEYAVKKAFEFAKLEKADEFILVREFQIPGLAITIYDGGEVNKTEKTRIEYQKEEEEKLKVFSDELNLTGLNIKRVCLYGKQGWELKQYAKDSASDLLVLSSPPKKLKLFDKLFQHDIEIILNQLPCSLLIIRS; encoded by the coding sequence ATGTTATTTAAACGCGTAGGTTTAGCTTTTACATTTTCTCCAAATGCATTTGCACTTTTAAGAATTGCATTGAGATTAAAAAAATTATTTAATTCTGATTTTTTTATTATTCATGCTGGAGAAGATACATTAGAATATCGTACAAAAATTTCTCAAATGATTCAAAGCAGTGAATTTTTTGACAATGATTATGAAATTATAATTAAAAAAGAAGAACCCGTAAAATTAATATCAGATGTTTGTAAAGAAAAAAATATTGATTTACTAATTTGTGGAGCTTTAGAAAAAGAAAGTATATTGAAATATTATCTTGGTTCGGTAGCAAGAAAATTAATGCATGAAGTTACAAGTTCTATTCTTGTAATTGTGAATCCTCAAAATATCATAAGTCCATTCAAAAAATTTTGTGTAAATATTGATTATTCTCAAGCGGGAGAGTATGCTGTAAAAAAAGCTTTTGAGTTTGCCAAACTGGAAAAAGCAGATGAATTTATACTTGTTCGAGAATTTCAAATCCCAGGTCTTGCAATTACAATCTATGATGGTGGTGAAGTTAATAAAACTGAGAAGACAAGAATTGAATATCAAAAAGAAGAAGAAGAAAAACTGAAAGTATTTTCTGATGAACTAAATCTTACAGGTTTGAACATAAAAAGAGTATGTCTTTATGGTAAACAGGGCTGGGAATTAAAACAATACGCAAAAGATTCTGCTAGCGATTTGCTTGTATTATCTTCGCCTCCTAAAAAATTAAAACTATTTGATAAATTATTTCAACATGATATTGAAATAATTTTGAATCAACTCCCCTGTTCATTATTAATTATTCGTTCCTGA